One genomic segment of Paraburkholderia phymatum STM815 includes these proteins:
- a CDS encoding Flp family type IVb pilin produces MKISLKRHLRKQAGQGMTEYIIIVALIAVSAIAVYASFGKTIREQTAGLAHEMSGTDSTSDINDARAAATDGKSQADKNKGMGAYGSDGSLSTGNK; encoded by the coding sequence ATGAAAATCTCTCTCAAGCGTCATCTGCGCAAACAGGCCGGTCAGGGCATGACCGAATACATCATCATCGTGGCGCTGATCGCGGTCTCGGCGATTGCCGTGTATGCGTCGTTCGGCAAGACGATTCGCGAGCAGACGGCGGGGCTCGCGCATGAAATGTCGGGCACGGATAGCACGTCCGATATCAACGACGCACGCGCTGCGGCGACGGACGGCAAGAGCCAGGCCGACAAGAACAAGGGCATGGGCGCGTACGGCAGCGACGGCAGCCTGTCGACGGGCAACAAGTAA
- a CDS encoding pilus assembly protein TadG-related protein, with product MKRTSRRRSGAHAGQALVPALLFLLIGGVGLYVAFGSFQMTSAKIKLQNTADAAAYSAAVLQARDYNFSAYANRAMVANQVSAAQIVALKSWIDELDNTYMGNPDTEQLVTTFADHPAWWRAPKDRARLDIAPVRATLDALLPAVAKGVGGITRALSDAQTDYHAAIFAAVPDIANEVAQRNQPDTHVTSGYFTSPRNAAQLAVWQTYTRVVTPAGNLDADHFADVVTDPATLDSFVKARVSSRSIAPDYQQLDDSSARCPGGGRIAIRVAHVGGTQLRSDKNGWQSIDASTAHITITCVDTFDAIAGHGGSANGDVGSYMTHPPFVAWSDWKGYGGYMNFGDPDSTQPGMNVPAAMAEQFTQGPGVSLDRANGGLLPYQDIAYAPLANEAPRITIEVERMAATLVRTTGLGGAGRMRVTNGSASGAMHTLSSAHAYFARPSADALGDRLAGALLDAGTWQRDDGKTEYPSTFSPYWQASLAPVSAEERAAAQAAQYASDALVASP from the coding sequence ATGAAACGCACGTCCCGTCGGCGATCTGGCGCGCATGCAGGTCAGGCGCTGGTACCTGCGCTGCTGTTCCTGCTGATTGGCGGCGTCGGTCTGTATGTCGCCTTCGGGTCGTTCCAGATGACGAGCGCAAAGATCAAGCTGCAGAACACGGCCGATGCCGCTGCGTACAGCGCCGCCGTTTTGCAGGCGCGCGACTACAACTTCTCCGCGTATGCGAACCGCGCGATGGTCGCCAATCAGGTGAGCGCGGCTCAAATAGTGGCGCTGAAGTCGTGGATCGACGAACTCGACAACACGTATATGGGCAACCCCGACACCGAGCAACTCGTGACGACCTTCGCCGACCATCCGGCATGGTGGCGCGCGCCAAAGGACCGCGCGCGGCTCGACATCGCGCCCGTGCGTGCGACGCTCGATGCATTGCTGCCCGCCGTCGCGAAGGGTGTCGGCGGCATCACGCGCGCGCTCAGCGACGCGCAGACCGACTATCACGCAGCGATATTCGCGGCTGTGCCCGACATCGCGAACGAGGTCGCGCAACGCAATCAGCCCGACACGCACGTCACGTCCGGCTACTTCACAAGTCCACGCAATGCCGCACAACTCGCTGTGTGGCAAACCTATACGCGTGTCGTCACGCCCGCAGGCAATCTCGACGCCGATCATTTCGCCGATGTCGTGACCGATCCTGCGACACTCGACAGCTTCGTGAAAGCGCGGGTATCGTCGCGCAGCATCGCGCCCGACTATCAGCAGCTCGACGATTCGAGTGCGCGCTGTCCAGGCGGCGGACGCATCGCCATTCGCGTCGCGCATGTCGGCGGCACGCAATTGCGCAGCGACAAGAACGGCTGGCAATCGATCGACGCAAGCACTGCGCATATCACGATCACCTGCGTCGATACATTCGACGCCATCGCGGGGCACGGCGGCAGCGCGAACGGCGACGTGGGCAGCTACATGACGCATCCGCCCTTCGTTGCATGGAGCGACTGGAAGGGCTACGGCGGCTATATGAACTTCGGCGATCCCGACAGCACGCAGCCGGGCATGAACGTGCCCGCCGCGATGGCCGAGCAGTTCACGCAAGGCCCAGGCGTTTCACTCGATCGCGCAAACGGTGGCCTGCTGCCCTATCAGGACATCGCCTATGCGCCGCTTGCGAACGAAGCGCCGCGCATCACGATAGAAGTGGAGCGCATGGCCGCGACGCTCGTCAGGACGACCGGCCTGGGCGGCGCAGGCCGCATGCGGGTGACCAACGGCAGCGCGAGCGGCGCCATGCACACGCTCTCGAGCGCGCATGCTTATTTCGCGCGACCGTCTGCGGACGCGTTGGGAGACCGGCTTGCAGGTGCCTTGCTCGATGCAGGCACATGGCAGCGCGACGATGGAAAGACCGAGTATCCGAGCACGTTCAGTCCTTACTGGCAGGCTTCGCTTGCGCCCGTAAGCGCCGAAGAACGCGCCGCTGCGCAGGCCGCGCAGTATGCGTCGGACGCGCTGGTTGCCTCGCCATGA
- a CDS encoding ESPR-type extended signal peptide-containing protein has protein sequence MNKTYQSVWNEAAGTYIAAAENTRAHGKKSSRCALNIASAALASAVTFGTYGAAWAADPALTPKPTSSAANLATPAPASDFFCFLFWCGAGGNTTNITYNGVNAQDAYAYTYDRNNLKYFHVDSKLGESSASGGGGDAIAIGGAAKANGVSKDGSAYGWPGSTAGNGPIAIGGEALAQGAANLAVGIDATADGLYHAVAVGGNAQAADIYTVAVGGHALASAQTSTALGSHAAALANGSVALGESSVATRSNTVSVGKQGAERQIVNVAAGSAGTDAVNVNQLNAAIASAGGNGGGGGGAGNNVVLPADLKYFHATSTLADASAAGQETVAVGGNATALARGSVALGSRSVADRVNTVSVGNDQTNRQITHLAAGTMDNDAVNVAQLNTTVQNALTGGMLPNLVVYDSVPHDALTLGGVGAAHPVRLMNVAGGAITQTSTDAINGSQMFQLAQATQQGFNDVGSGMSALAQSTAAALGGDAGANTADGSITPPSYKIGGQTYHNVGQALDALAASGGGGSVNSVNYDTGAHNSVTLGGTLAHAPVALTNVANGAINASSTDAVNGKQLYATAGSVASAIGAGALLKSDGTLAAPAYVISGVTYNDMGSAINAIGAVGQDVQVTAKYVKVSSTASQALSNGVETTAIGGAAYASGDRSVAIGTGARAQYDDSVAIGSNAQVYESGTVSVGRKSGEKRVTNVANGVNATDAATVGQLNALQKSLSAQTQPALRSALLTDTSALDYIKVSPNVMAGTPTQVSNDLNAMAIGPSANASGANAVAVGAGSGAARAGSTAVGSRAAALALNSTVVGQSASTGFNAQNGVSIGYMADAEGVNSMGFGSFSIAGGAGSVAIGYNALVYNAASNAMAFGTGATVTAANSIALGGGSIADRANTISVGNMGTQRQVVNVAAGTANADAVNVSQLKGVTSALGGGASVAADGSLANPSYVLGGTTYNDVGAALTAAAGASSPDAVKYDSSAHNKVTLGGTGASAPVKLANVAAGSANTDAVNLKQLKDLGANIDASGAVTSGFVAYDDASNTNVSLKGAGGTRIRNVAAGSVSASSLDAVNGSQLFQTNQNVANVIAGLSNASNTLNNMSDGGGLKYFHANSSLADSQAGADSVAIGGNALATTSNAVALGSNSRVTADNTVAIGADALADRANSVSVGASGAERQIVNVAAGTQNTDAVNVKQLKDLGASFDINGNVSGAFVAYDDASKTRVTLGGAGAAATVKVTNVAAGSANTDAVNVKQLKDLGASFDTNGNATSAFVAYDDASSKGTATLKGVNGTKVTNLAAAALNAASKDAVNGSQLYQTNLNVANVSANVVNVSNMVNNIMLGGGIKYFHATSQLDDSSATGSDSIAIGGAAQAADENAIALGANARANASNAIALGGGSVADRVNTVSVGVGGAERQLVNLAAGTQSTDAVNVSQLKGVTSALGGGANVGSDGAVTKPAYVIGGTTYNDVGAAIDAAAHSGSDATDAVKYDTAAHSKVTLGGVSAASPVKLTNVAAGSANTDAVNVKQLKDLGASFDTGGNVTSAFVAYDDAQKRTVTLKGAGGTKITNLLAGALNANSTDAVNGSQLYQTNQDVANLSGSLNNVGDTLNNLNDGGGLKYFHASSALADSQATGANSVAIGGNAQAATDEAIAVGSNARSTASNAVALGTGSLADRANTVSVGAGGAERQIVNVAAGTQNTDAVNLRQLKDLGASFDNNGNVSSAFVAYDSASKNKVTFGGVGATTAVKLSNVAPGSANTDAVNVKQLKDLGASFDTSGNVTSAFVAYDDASTKATITLKGASGTKITNLLAGALNANSMDAVNGSQLYQTNQNVANVAGNVANLAGNVSNMSDTLNNLAGGGGLKYFHASSALADSQATGANSVAIGGNAQAATDEAIAVGSNARSTASNAVALGTGSLADRANTVSVGAGGAERQIVNVAAGTQNTDAVNLRQLKDLGASFDNNGNVSSAFVAYDSASKIKVTFGGVGATTAVKLSNVAPGSANTDAVNVKQLKDLGASFDTSGNVTSAFVAYDDASTKGTITLKGASGTKITNLLAGALNANSMDAVNGSQLYQTNQNVANVAGNVDNMSNTVNNIMLGGGIRYFHANSARDDSLASGEDAIAIGGDAQANDMGAVAIGAHAQAAHSGSIALGDNAQASASNSVALGANASTNAVLTTPAYQPGTTPLAGATPVGEVSVGSAGSERRVTNVAAGAAGTDAVNVSQLKSAVDASSSAVLASAVLYDEATRRDSVTLGGTTATSPVALRNVAPGSIGSTSRDAVNGSQLFNVANSTAAALGGGAAVGSDGKIGAPTYVIADKSYSDVGTALSAVDKSMINLTGYTKYIQVSVKNPNDDPVANAKGDFSVAIGSAAAAQANLSLALGTGSRASEEGAVAIGYGALARFANSVALGSGSHADEDGVVSVGSPMDNLTRRITNVADGINANDAVTVEQLNAMHDQLLHSSSAPRSMLLGAPNPLDYIAISTNVASGASAQTSTDLNAMAIGPGASASGTNALAVGAMSAAGASKSTAVGAGAAAARDGSTSIGQSAAALGIASTVIGTGASTAFGGTNSVSLGYMADAEGVGSLGFGAMSIANANGSIALGTNSLTTAAASNAVALGANSIASRANTISVGSDTLQRQIVNVAAGTSATDAVNVSQLKGVANLLGGGADLASDGSVKQPVYTISGRTYNDVGTALAAAAASGGGASPDAVSYDTAAHDRITLGGASASAPVKLTNVAPALLASGSTDAVNGGQLFNTASTVAGALGSGAIVGADGKIKAPAYAIGGSTYNSVGGALAAVDSALATGGNPNGLVYDSPARNTVTLGGAGAGTPVRLTNVADARLDSDAVNLKQLKAAGVAVDPSTGVVTNALVAYDGVSKSSVTFNAGNSPTQLKNVADAVDAFDAVNLRQMQSYMSTQITNFTPAVVVDDLPVGTATGQDAVAIGTGANASGNAAIAIGAHTSTAGDRSIAFGAGASALSANAVALGANSVADRDNSVSVGAAGAERQITNVAAGTAATDAVNVGQMNSAVSGVYKSMQDMDRENRRGIASASALNIVTPYLPGRTTLNAGVAGYRGTAALGVGVSRWNEKGTVNYNLGVSSAGGNSTIVRAGLGIVFGN, from the coding sequence ATGAACAAAACCTATCAATCTGTGTGGAACGAAGCGGCAGGCACTTATATCGCCGCGGCGGAAAACACCCGCGCGCACGGCAAGAAGTCGAGCCGCTGTGCGCTCAACATTGCATCGGCGGCGCTTGCATCGGCCGTTACGTTCGGCACCTATGGCGCGGCCTGGGCGGCCGATCCGGCGCTGACGCCGAAGCCGACTTCGAGCGCGGCGAACCTCGCGACGCCTGCGCCGGCCAGCGACTTCTTCTGCTTCCTCTTCTGGTGCGGGGCCGGCGGCAATACGACGAACATCACATACAACGGCGTCAATGCGCAGGATGCGTACGCGTACACCTACGACCGCAACAACCTGAAGTACTTCCACGTCGATTCGAAACTCGGCGAATCGTCCGCGAGCGGTGGCGGCGGCGATGCGATCGCGATCGGCGGCGCAGCGAAGGCGAATGGCGTCAGCAAGGACGGCTCGGCCTATGGCTGGCCAGGTTCGACGGCGGGCAACGGCCCGATCGCGATCGGCGGCGAAGCGCTTGCGCAGGGCGCAGCCAATCTGGCCGTCGGTATCGACGCAACGGCTGACGGCCTGTATCACGCGGTCGCGGTAGGCGGCAACGCGCAGGCCGCTGACATCTACACGGTCGCCGTCGGCGGACACGCGCTCGCGTCGGCACAGACTTCGACGGCACTCGGCTCGCACGCCGCCGCGCTCGCGAACGGCTCGGTCGCACTCGGGGAAAGCTCGGTCGCGACGCGCAGCAATACGGTGTCGGTCGGCAAGCAAGGCGCCGAGCGGCAGATCGTCAACGTCGCAGCGGGATCGGCGGGCACGGATGCCGTCAACGTGAACCAGTTGAATGCCGCGATCGCAAGCGCTGGCGGCAATGGGGGCGGAGGCGGCGGCGCAGGCAATAACGTCGTGCTGCCGGCGGACCTGAAGTACTTTCACGCGACATCGACGCTTGCCGATGCATCGGCAGCGGGCCAGGAAACGGTCGCGGTGGGCGGCAATGCGACGGCGCTGGCGCGCGGCTCGGTCGCGCTCGGTTCCCGTTCGGTCGCCGATCGCGTGAACACGGTGTCGGTAGGCAACGATCAGACCAACCGCCAGATCACGCATCTTGCCGCGGGCACGATGGACAACGACGCCGTCAACGTCGCGCAGTTGAACACCACTGTGCAAAACGCGCTGACGGGCGGCATGCTTCCGAATCTCGTCGTCTACGACTCGGTGCCGCACGACGCGCTGACGCTGGGCGGCGTCGGTGCGGCGCATCCCGTGAGGCTGATGAACGTCGCTGGCGGCGCGATCACGCAAACCAGCACTGACGCGATCAACGGCTCGCAGATGTTCCAGCTCGCGCAGGCGACGCAGCAGGGTTTCAACGATGTCGGCAGCGGCATGAGCGCGCTGGCGCAGAGCACGGCGGCGGCGTTGGGAGGGGACGCGGGCGCCAATACCGCCGACGGCTCGATCACGCCGCCCAGCTACAAGATTGGCGGTCAGACCTATCACAACGTCGGGCAAGCGCTGGACGCGCTCGCGGCGAGCGGCGGCGGCGGCTCCGTCAACAGCGTCAACTACGATACGGGCGCGCACAACAGCGTGACGCTCGGCGGCACACTCGCGCATGCGCCCGTCGCGCTGACGAACGTCGCGAACGGCGCGATCAACGCGAGCAGCACCGACGCCGTCAACGGCAAGCAGCTATACGCGACGGCCGGCAGCGTCGCGAGCGCGATCGGCGCGGGCGCGTTGCTGAAGTCGGACGGCACGCTCGCGGCGCCCGCGTACGTGATCTCCGGCGTCACCTATAACGACATGGGCAGCGCGATCAACGCGATCGGCGCGGTCGGTCAGGACGTGCAGGTCACGGCGAAGTACGTGAAGGTGTCGTCGACGGCTTCACAGGCGCTGTCCAATGGCGTCGAGACCACCGCCATCGGCGGTGCGGCCTATGCATCGGGAGATCGCTCTGTCGCGATCGGCACGGGTGCACGCGCGCAATACGACGACTCGGTGGCGATCGGCTCGAATGCGCAGGTCTATGAATCCGGTACGGTGTCGGTGGGCCGCAAGAGCGGCGAGAAGCGCGTGACCAATGTGGCGAACGGCGTCAACGCAACGGACGCCGCGACAGTCGGCCAACTGAACGCGCTGCAAAAGTCGCTATCGGCGCAGACCCAGCCCGCGCTGCGTTCGGCGCTGCTCACCGACACTTCCGCGCTCGACTACATCAAGGTCAGCCCGAACGTGATGGCGGGCACGCCGACTCAGGTATCGAACGATCTGAATGCAATGGCGATCGGACCTTCGGCGAACGCATCGGGCGCCAATGCCGTCGCCGTGGGCGCGGGCTCGGGCGCCGCGCGGGCCGGATCAACGGCCGTCGGCTCGCGTGCCGCCGCGCTCGCGCTCAACTCGACCGTGGTTGGCCAGAGCGCATCGACGGGTTTCAATGCGCAGAACGGCGTGTCCATCGGCTACATGGCGGATGCCGAAGGCGTCAACTCGATGGGCTTTGGCTCGTTCTCGATCGCGGGCGGCGCGGGTTCGGTGGCGATCGGCTACAACGCGCTCGTGTACAACGCCGCCAGCAACGCGATGGCGTTCGGCACGGGCGCAACGGTGACGGCCGCGAACTCGATCGCGTTGGGCGGCGGCTCGATTGCGGATCGCGCGAACACGATTTCAGTCGGCAATATGGGCACGCAGCGCCAGGTCGTCAATGTCGCAGCGGGCACGGCAAACGCCGACGCCGTCAACGTATCGCAACTCAAGGGCGTGACAAGCGCGCTCGGCGGCGGAGCAAGCGTCGCCGCAGACGGGTCGCTCGCGAATCCTTCGTACGTGCTCGGCGGCACGACCTATAACGACGTCGGCGCGGCGCTCACGGCCGCCGCGGGTGCAAGTTCCCCTGATGCCGTGAAATACGACTCGAGCGCGCACAACAAGGTGACGCTGGGCGGCACAGGCGCATCGGCGCCGGTGAAACTGGCGAACGTCGCGGCGGGCAGCGCGAACACCGATGCGGTGAACCTGAAGCAGCTGAAAGATCTCGGCGCGAACATCGACGCCAGTGGCGCAGTCACGAGCGGCTTCGTCGCCTATGACGACGCCTCGAACACGAACGTCTCGCTCAAGGGCGCTGGTGGCACCAGGATCAGGAACGTCGCCGCGGGCAGCGTGAGCGCATCGAGCCTCGACGCCGTCAACGGATCGCAGTTGTTTCAGACGAACCAGAATGTCGCGAACGTGATCGCCGGGCTGAGCAACGCGAGCAACACGCTCAACAACATGAGTGACGGCGGCGGCCTGAAGTATTTCCACGCCAACTCGTCGCTGGCCGACTCGCAGGCGGGTGCCGACTCGGTCGCGATAGGCGGCAATGCGCTGGCGACGACGTCGAATGCCGTCGCGCTCGGCAGCAACTCTCGCGTCACGGCGGACAATACCGTCGCAATCGGCGCCGACGCGCTTGCCGACCGTGCGAACAGCGTCTCCGTCGGCGCGAGCGGCGCGGAGCGGCAGATCGTCAACGTCGCGGCAGGCACGCAGAATACGGATGCTGTGAACGTGAAGCAGCTGAAGGACCTCGGCGCTTCGTTCGATATCAACGGCAACGTGTCGGGGGCGTTCGTCGCCTACGACGATGCGTCGAAGACGCGCGTCACACTGGGCGGCGCGGGCGCGGCGGCCACCGTAAAGGTAACGAACGTCGCGGCGGGCAGCGCGAACACCGACGCCGTCAACGTGAAGCAGCTAAAAGACCTCGGCGCGTCGTTCGATACGAACGGCAACGCGACCAGCGCGTTCGTCGCGTATGACGATGCGTCGTCGAAAGGCACGGCCACGCTGAAGGGTGTGAACGGCACGAAGGTCACCAACCTTGCGGCAGCCGCGCTGAACGCGGCGAGTAAGGACGCCGTCAACGGTTCGCAGTTGTATCAGACGAACCTGAATGTCGCGAACGTCAGCGCAAATGTCGTGAACGTGTCGAACATGGTCAACAACATCATGCTCGGCGGCGGCATCAAGTATTTCCACGCGACTTCGCAACTCGACGACTCCAGCGCCACGGGCAGCGACTCGATCGCCATCGGCGGTGCTGCGCAGGCAGCGGACGAAAACGCGATCGCGCTCGGCGCCAATGCGCGCGCCAACGCGTCGAACGCCATCGCGCTCGGCGGCGGATCGGTTGCGGATCGTGTGAATACGGTGTCTGTCGGCGTCGGCGGTGCGGAGCGCCAACTCGTCAACCTCGCGGCAGGCACGCAGAGCACGGATGCCGTCAACGTGTCGCAACTCAAGGGTGTGACGAGCGCGCTGGGCGGCGGCGCAAACGTCGGCAGCGACGGTGCGGTTACGAAGCCGGCCTATGTGATCGGCGGGACGACATACAACGATGTCGGCGCCGCCATCGACGCCGCCGCTCACAGTGGCAGCGATGCGACCGATGCCGTCAAATACGACACCGCCGCGCACAGCAAGGTGACGCTGGGCGGCGTGAGTGCGGCGTCACCCGTCAAGCTGACGAACGTCGCGGCAGGCAGCGCGAACACCGACGCCGTCAACGTGAAGCAGCTGAAAGATCTCGGCGCTTCGTTCGATACCGGCGGCAACGTGACGAGCGCGTTCGTCGCGTATGACGACGCGCAGAAGCGCACGGTCACCCTCAAGGGCGCGGGCGGCACGAAGATCACGAATCTGCTTGCTGGCGCGCTGAATGCCAACAGCACGGACGCCGTCAACGGTTCGCAGTTGTACCAGACGAATCAGGACGTCGCGAATCTGTCGGGCTCGCTCAACAACGTGGGCGACACGCTCAACAATCTGAACGACGGCGGCGGCCTGAAGTATTTCCACGCGAGCTCGGCGCTCGCCGACTCGCAGGCGACGGGCGCGAATTCAGTGGCGATCGGCGGCAATGCGCAGGCGGCAACCGACGAAGCGATTGCCGTCGGCAGCAACGCGCGCTCGACGGCTTCCAATGCAGTGGCGCTCGGCACGGGTTCGCTGGCGGATCGCGCGAACACGGTATCGGTCGGCGCTGGTGGCGCGGAACGGCAGATCGTCAACGTCGCGGCGGGCACGCAGAACACGGACGCCGTCAATCTCAGGCAGCTGAAAGACCTCGGTGCTTCGTTCGACAACAACGGCAACGTGTCGAGCGCGTTCGTCGCTTACGACAGCGCATCGAAGAACAAGGTCACATTCGGCGGCGTGGGCGCAACCACGGCCGTGAAGCTGTCGAACGTCGCGCCAGGCAGCGCGAACACCGACGCCGTCAACGTGAAGCAGCTGAAAGATCTCGGCGCTTCGTTCGATACCAGCGGCAACGTCACAAGCGCGTTCGTCGCGTATGACGACGCTTCGACGAAGGCCACGATTACCCTCAAGGGCGCGAGCGGCACGAAGATCACCAATCTCCTGGCAGGTGCGCTGAACGCCAACAGCATGGATGCCGTCAACGGCTCGCAGTTGTACCAGACGAACCAGAACGTCGCGAACGTCGCGGGCAATGTGGCGAACCTCGCAGGCAACGTGAGCAACATGAGCGACACGCTGAACAATCTCGCGGGCGGCGGCGGCCTGAAGTATTTCCACGCGAGCTCGGCGCTCGCCGACTCGCAGGCGACGGGCGCGAATTCAGTGGCGATCGGCGGCAATGCGCAGGCGGCAACCGACGAAGCGATTGCTGTCGGCAGCAACGCGCGCTCGACGGCTTCCAATGCAGTGGCGCTCGGCACGGGTTCGCTGGCGGATCGCGCGAACACGGTGTCGGTCGGCGCTGGCGGCGCGGAACGGCAGATCGTCAACGTCGCGGCGGGCACGCAGAACACGGACGCCGTCAATCTCAGGCAGCTGAAAGACCTCGGTGCTTCGTTCGACAACAACGGCAACGTGTCGAGCGCGTTCGTCGCTTACGACAGCGCATCGAAGATCAAGGTCACATTCGGTGGCGTGGGCGCAACCACGGCCGTGAAGCTGTCGAACGTCGCGCCAGGCAGCGCGAACACCGACGCCGTCAACGTGAAGCAGCTGAAAGATCTCGGCGCTTCGTTCGATACCAGCGGCAACGTCACAAGCGCGTTCGTCGCGTATGACGACGCTTCGACGAAGGGCACGATTACCCTCAAGGGCGCGAGCGGCACGAAGATCACCAATCTCCTGGCAGGTGCGCTGAACGCCAACAGCATGGATGCCGTCAATGGCTCGCAGTTGTACCAGACGAACCAGAACGTCGCGAACGTCGCGGGCAATGTGGACAACATGTCGAACACGGTCAACAACATCATGCTCGGCGGAGGCATCCGGTATTTCCACGCGAACTCGGCGCGCGACGATTCGCTTGCTAGCGGCGAAGACGCGATCGCGATCGGTGGCGACGCTCAGGCAAACGATATGGGTGCCGTCGCGATCGGCGCGCATGCACAGGCCGCGCATTCCGGCTCGATCGCGCTCGGCGATAACGCGCAGGCAAGCGCGTCGAATTCGGTGGCGCTCGGCGCGAACGCGTCGACGAATGCCGTTTTGACGACGCCCGCCTATCAACCCGGCACGACGCCGCTGGCAGGCGCCACGCCCGTGGGCGAAGTCTCCGTCGGATCGGCGGGCAGCGAGCGCCGCGTGACGAACGTCGCGGCAGGGGCGGCAGGCACCGACGCGGTCAACGTGAGCCAACTCAAGTCGGCCGTCGATGCGTCGTCGAGTGCCGTACTCGCGTCCGCCGTGCTGTACGACGAGGCCACGCGGCGCGACAGCGTGACACTGGGCGGCACGACGGCCACTTCGCCCGTCGCGTTGAGGAACGTCGCGCCGGGTTCGATTGGCTCGACCAGCCGCGACGCCGTCAACGGCTCGCAGCTCTTCAACGTCGCGAATTCGACGGCGGCGGCGCTGGGCGGCGGTGCGGCCGTCGGCAGCGATGGGAAGATTGGTGCACCCACGTACGTGATCGCTGATAAGTCGTATAGCGACGTGGGGACTGCGCTGTCGGCAGTGGACAAATCCATGATCAATCTGACCGGCTATACGAAGTACATCCAGGTTTCCGTCAAGAATCCCAACGACGATCCCGTAGCAAACGCGAAGGGCGATTTCTCCGTGGCCATTGGCTCCGCCGCCGCAGCACAAGCCAATCTTTCGCTGGCACTTGGCACCGGCTCGCGAGCATCCGAAGAAGGAGCCGTGGCGATCGGATACGGCGCATTGGCGAGATTCGCAAACTCCGTCGCACTCGGCTCAGGATCACACGCGGATGAAGACGGCGTTGTCTCCGTCGGTTCGCCAATGGACAACCTGACGCGCCGTATCACCAACGTCGCAGACGGCATCAATGCCAACGACGCCGTCACCGTCGAGCAGCTCAACGCGATGCATGACCAACTGCTGCACTCGAGTAGCGCGCCACGCTCGATGCTGCTCGGCGCGCCCAATCCCCTCGACTACATCGCCATCAGCACGAACGTCGCATCGGGCGCCTCCGCGCAAACGTCCACCGATCTCAACGCGATGGCGATCGGTCCCGGCGCGAGCGCATCGGGCACCAATGCGCTAGCCGTCGGCGCGATGTCGGCAGCCGGGGCCAGCAAGTCGACCGCCGTCGGCGCGGGTGCAGCCGCGGCACGCGACGGCAGCACCTCCATCGGCCAGAGCGCCGCTGCGCTCGGCATCGCTTCGACGGTGATCGGCACAGGCGCATCGACAGCATTCGGCGGGACCAACAGCGTGTCGCTCGGTTATATGGCCGATGCGGAAGGCGTCGGATCGTTGGGCTTCGGTGCAATGTCGATAGCCAACGCCAACGGCTCGATTGCGCTGGGTACAAATTCGCTGACGACAGCCGCCGCCTCGAACGCCGTCGCCCTCGGCGCGAACTCCATCGCCTCGCGTGCGAACACGATCTCCGTCGGCAGCGACACGCTGCAGCGGCAGATCGTCAACGTCGCAGCAGGCACGTCGGCCACCGACGCCGTCAACGTCTCACAACTCAAGGGCGTCGCGAATCTGCTCGGCGGCGGTGCGGACCTCGCCAGCGACGGCTCGGTGAAACAGCCGGTCTACACGATCAGCGGCCGCACCTACAACGACGTCGGCACAGCGCTCGCCGCTGCCGCCGCATCGGGCGGCGGCGCTTCGCCCGATGCCGTCTCGTACGACACGGCGGCGCACGATCGCATCACCTTGGGCGGCGCGAGCGCATCCGCACCTGTCAAGCTGACGAACGTCGCGCCCGCCCTGCTTGCATCCGGCAGCACGGATGCGGTGAACGGCGGCCAACTCTTCAACACGGCGAGCACGGTCGCGGGCGCGCTGGGGAGCGGCGCAATTGTGGGTGCGGACGGCAAGATCAAAGCGCCCGCTTACGCAATCGGCGGCTCGACCTACAACAGCGTCGGCGGCGCGCTGGCCGCCGTGGATTCCGCGCTCGCGACAGGCGGCAATCCGAACGGACTCGTGTACGACTCGCCGGCGCGCAACACGGTCACGCTCGGGGGTGCGGGCGCAGGCACGCCCGTCAGGCTGACGAACGTCGCCGACGCCAGGCTCGACAGCGACGCCGTCAACCTGAAGCAACTCAAGGCAGCGGGCGTTGCCGTCGATCCGTCGACGGGCGTCGTCACCAACGCCCTCGTCGCGTACGACGGTGTGTCGAAATCCAGCGTCACATTCAACGCGGGCAACTCGCCGACGCAGTTGAAGAACGTCGCCGATGCCGTCGATGCATTCGACGCCGTGAATCTGCGGCAGATGCAAAGCTACATGTCGACGCAGATCACGAACTTCACGCCGGCTGTCGTCGTCGACGATCTGCCCGTCGGCACGGCGACGGGTCAGGACGCCGTCGCGATCGGCACCGGCGCGAACGCATCGGGGAACGCTGCGATTGCGATCGGCGCGCACACGTCGACGGCGGGCGACCGGTCCATCGCGTTCGGCGCGGGCGCCTCCGCACTGTCCGCGAATGCCGTCGCGCTGGGCGCGAACTCGGTGGCCGATCGCGACAACAGCGTGTCGGTGGGCGCAGCGGGCGCGGAGCGGCAGATCACCAACGTCGCGGCGGGCACGGCGGCGACGGATGCCGTCAACGTCGGCCAGATGAACAGCGCGGTTAGCGGCGTCTACAAGAGCATGCAGGACATGGACCGCGAGAACCGCCGCGGTATCGCGTCCGCGTCCGCGCTGAACATCGTCACGCCGTATCTGCCGGGACGCACGACGCTCAACGCAGGCGTCGCCGGCTATCGTGGCACGGCGGCACTCGGCGTGGGCGTGTCCCGCTGGAACGAGAAGGGCACAGTGAACTACAACCTCGGCGTGTCGAGTGCAGGCGGCAACAGCACGATCGTCCGCGCGGGCCTCGGCATCGTGTTCGGCAACTGA